In Deinococcus psychrotolerans, a genomic segment contains:
- a CDS encoding quinone oxidoreductase family protein translates to MTNSETMRQIWVEQTGNPDVMQLREVAKPEPRAGQVRLKVEAAGINFADVLAVKGQYLTPTKLPLIPGGEFAGTIDALGEGVTGFEVGQQVAALTGQGALQEYAIVPLRGIIPVPDGLDAAEAAAFPVSYYTAFITLITLGRAQKGETVLIQGAAGALGTALIQVAKALELNIIALASTDAKMKMAADLGAQTTLNSEREDIVDAVKEAAGSGGVNILVEITGGEMVQKSLKMLANMGRLMIVGAASGEQATINPAALMKKNLSVTGVWLSPMLGDPSMVRDALAFFAPLVAAGKLRPQVGPRYPLEQSAQAFQDILDRKTTGKVTIEPQK, encoded by the coding sequence ATGACCAATTCTGAGACCATGCGCCAAATCTGGGTCGAACAAACCGGCAACCCCGACGTGATGCAGCTCCGCGAAGTTGCCAAGCCCGAACCCCGTGCGGGTCAGGTGCGCCTCAAAGTGGAGGCGGCGGGCATCAACTTTGCCGATGTGCTGGCCGTCAAGGGTCAGTACCTGACGCCCACCAAGCTGCCGCTGATTCCCGGCGGCGAGTTTGCTGGAACCATCGACGCGCTGGGCGAGGGCGTCACCGGCTTTGAAGTGGGTCAGCAAGTCGCCGCGCTGACTGGGCAAGGGGCTTTGCAGGAATACGCCATCGTTCCCCTGCGCGGCATCATTCCGGTGCCAGACGGTCTGGACGCCGCCGAGGCTGCCGCTTTTCCGGTGAGTTATTACACCGCGTTTATCACCCTGATTACTTTGGGCCGCGCCCAAAAAGGCGAAACGGTACTGATTCAGGGTGCGGCGGGCGCACTTGGCACGGCGCTGATTCAGGTCGCCAAAGCGCTCGAACTCAACATCATTGCGCTGGCCAGCACCGACGCCAAGATGAAAATGGCCGCCGACTTGGGAGCGCAGACGACCCTCAACTCCGAGCGCGAGGATATTGTAGACGCTGTTAAGGAAGCGGCGGGCAGCGGCGGCGTCAACATTCTGGTGGAAATCACCGGCGGCGAAATGGTGCAAAAAAGCCTCAAGATGCTCGCCAATATGGGCCGCCTGATGATCGTGGGCGCGGCCAGCGGGGAGCAGGCGACCATCAACCCCGCTGCCCTCATGAAGAAAAACCTGAGCGTGACTGGCGTGTGGCTCAGCCCGATGCTGGGCGACCCGAGCATGGTCAGGGACGCGCTGGCTTTCTTTGCTCCGCTGGTGGCGGCAGGCAAGCTGCGCCCGCAAGTCGGCCCGCGTTACCCGCTTGAGCAGTCGGCTCAGGCTTTTCAGGATATCCTCGACCGCAAAACGACCGGTAAAGTCACCATCGAGCCGCAGAAGTAA
- the surE gene encoding 5'/3'-nucleotidase SurE, producing MTSSSTSHPARKRVLVANDDGIFSPGIKALALAIARIADVMVVAPDVEQSGVGHGITFRRPLRFKHTKAAGFGEIPAYRVDGTPADCVVLGANLLGRPDMVVSGINLGANMGDDLTHSGTVAAAIEGVSLGVPSIALSQISNGGEYDFAAGADYAAKLVERVLREGLPPRTFLNVNIPPVIKGVRVTRLSDHRYEDTLVTRQDPEGRDYHWVSGKPRAEYAGDTDFGAVEDGYISVTPIRMDLTARDLMNQVAGYLPEV from the coding sequence ATGACTTCTTCCAGTACCTCACACCCTGCCCGCAAGCGCGTTTTGGTGGCCAATGACGACGGTATTTTCTCACCTGGCATCAAGGCGCTGGCGCTCGCCATTGCCCGCATCGCCGACGTGATGGTGGTCGCTCCCGACGTGGAGCAGAGCGGTGTCGGGCACGGCATCACCTTTCGCCGCCCGCTGCGCTTCAAGCACACCAAAGCGGCGGGGTTCGGTGAAATTCCGGCCTACCGCGTTGACGGCACGCCCGCCGACTGCGTGGTGCTGGGCGCAAACTTGCTGGGCCGCCCCGATATGGTGGTCAGCGGCATCAACTTGGGGGCCAACATGGGCGACGATTTGACCCATTCCGGCACGGTGGCGGCGGCGATTGAAGGCGTGTCGCTGGGCGTGCCGTCTATTGCCCTGAGCCAGATCAGCAACGGGGGAGAGTACGACTTCGCGGCGGGGGCCGACTACGCCGCCAAGTTGGTGGAGCGGGTGCTCAGGGAGGGCCTGCCGCCGCGCACCTTCCTTAACGTCAACATTCCGCCGGTCATCAAAGGCGTCCGCGTGACCCGCCTCTCCGATCACCGCTACGAAGACACGCTGGTGACGCGCCAAGATCCCGAAGGCCGTGATTACCACTGGGTGTCGGGCAAGCCCCGCGCCGAGTACGCGGGCGACACCGACTTCGGCGCGGTGGAAGACGGCTATATCAGCGTCACGCCGATTCGGATGGACTTGACGGCCCGCGACTTAATGAACCAGGTGGCGGGGTATTTGCCGGAGGTCTGA
- a CDS encoding PadR family transcriptional regulator: MEANLFKGNLDLIVLSVLEGGERYGLEIGKEVDARTDGYFTLNAGSLYPALHRLEKQGWVLAEEKAPPRGGPQVRYYTLTSTGAAELKRRRDAYQIFDQALRALW; the protein is encoded by the coding sequence ATGGAAGCCAATTTGTTCAAGGGCAATCTAGACTTGATCGTGCTGAGTGTGCTGGAGGGTGGTGAGCGCTACGGCTTAGAAATCGGCAAAGAAGTGGACGCCCGGACGGACGGGTATTTCACACTCAATGCCGGAAGTCTGTACCCTGCCCTGCACCGCCTGGAAAAACAAGGTTGGGTGCTGGCCGAGGAAAAAGCCCCGCCCAGAGGTGGCCCGCAGGTGCGCTACTACACCCTGACCTCCACTGGAGCAGCCGAGCTCAAGCGCCGCCGCGACGCCTACCAGATTTTTGACCAAGCGCTGCGGGCGTTGTGGTGA